The following is a genomic window from Mauremys mutica isolate MM-2020 ecotype Southern chromosome 4, ASM2049712v1, whole genome shotgun sequence.
atcctcagccgtgaagaccgaagcaaagaattaatgtagtttctccgcaatgactttatcatctttaagcgctccttttgtagctcgatcatccaggggccccgctggttgtttagcaggcttcctgcttctgatgtacttaaacattttgttattacctttggagtttttggctagctgttcttcaaactcctctttggcttttcttattacactcttgcacttaatttagCAGTGTTTAtgctttctatttacctcactaggattcgacttccactttttaaaagatgcctttttatctctcactgcttcttttacatggttgttaagccacagtggctcttttttagttcttttactgtttttcttaatttggggtatacatttaagttgggcctctattatggtgtctttgaaaagtgtccatgcagcttgcagggatttcactctagtcactgtaccttttaatttctgtttaactaacctcatttttgcatagtccccctttctgaaattaaatgccacagtgttgggctgttgagatgttcttcccaccacaagaatgttaaatgttgttatattatggtcactatttccaagcggtcctgttatagttacctcttggaccagatcctgtgctccactcaggactaaattgagaattgcctctccccttgtgggttcccataccagctgctccaagaagcggtcatttaaagtatccagaaatttagtgtctgcatttcatcctgaggtgacatgtacccagtcaataaggggataattgaaatcccccactattattgagttccttattttgatagcctctctaatttcccttggCATTTCATCGTCATTATCACTGTTcgggtcaggtggtcgataatagatccctactgttatattcttattagagcatggaattactatcctgtagcagggtggacctctgctcctgccctgaaggggttaaaaacagccctgggaagtggttgtggctggagaaagcagcctttaggctggggcaagaagcctgggctgattggggaaagcaggctcagctgtgaccgtgctccaatcaggcccagctggcccctataagaggctgtgagccagaagtccaaacagtctccctctgcctgtagagggagatgggcctggctgcaggaagctacagacaaagtacctgaggggcgcagggctggggacaggcagaggagctggggagctccagcctggaaagccccaggctgtggcctagtattgggctaacaggtactgggggttgcagagggcagcccaggggtaggccacggcagcaggtccaaaccctccttgccagtgatgagtaggctgatactgcagtctgctccagggcatagggctagacaatgactggcagtagccatacactgaggcaaggtggggatagagggtgggggttccctggggaggggagacccagagagaaaggggttactgccagggggcagcaccccatgtaaaagggcatcgggtccagaggacaggcagatcaccagcctgcagagggcgctccagagctggaacggagctaattcccaggagtcaccagcaggaggcgccgcaggggtgagtcggcccaTCTACACATCCATAGAGATtttatggaacatgtggattcgtttaagatttttacttcatttgattctacattttctttcacatatagtgtcactcccctctcccccctcgcACGACCTGCTCTgaccttccaatatattttgtaccccggaatgattgtgtctcattgattgtcctcactccaccaagtttctgtgatgcctattatagcaatatcctcctttaacacaaggcactctagttcacccatcttattatttagacttctagcatttgtgtacaagcactttaaaaacttgtcgctgtttatttgtctgcccttttctgatgtgtcagattctttttatgtgaatgtttctcgtctgatctggcccttactttatcctcttccatcctcacctcctgactaaaacctacagaatctctatcaatagactcttcTCTAAGAGAGgtctctgtccgatccatgtgctcctctgcagcagtcggctttccccccagctcttagtttaaaaactgctctgcaatctttttaatgttaagtgccagcagtctggatccactttggtttaggtggagcccatctttcctgtataggctcccccatcccaaaagttttccCCGtttctaataaatctaaacccctcctccctacaccatggTCTCAAGCACTGTGTTGCCAATGTACACCCCACCAGAAATCCATCTTTGCCTTGGTTATATGTTTCCAGAAGGAAAGATCTTACTGCACagagactttaaaaacaaaaagtacgTTCTCAAAAGGTACATTCAATCCTGTTCATATTTTCAAGTAAAAGGATACTTGGCATCAGGCTGCCCTTTCTTCCCATAAGCCCATTCAGGTTCAATTTCCAGATGAGCCTTCTCCCCTTTAGTCATCGTCAACAGAGCTTCatcccactaaaaaaaaaaagtatgttgtAATATGAACTTCAAAAAACGATATAAATTCCACATTTCCAACTCTATCCTTTTAAGTGCCTGGGCTCTGAGCCAGTAAACGCTTCCCAGCTTGCAGTTTAACTAACTGCAGATGGCCTTCCAAGCAGTAGTGTTTGACAATtggatttttccttttaaaaaatgaaaatgttcccaCAGTAACACCTACTCAAGAGCTGGTCTAGGATTTACTGCCACTGATTTGGATTTATAGCCCAGGAACACACAGAACAGTGGAAACTAGTCTCTGAAGTTTATTATCCCCTGATGTGAAGATACTAGTAGGCTGAATCTTTCTTATTTCAATAAGAGTACGAAACTCAGTGTTTGTTTTCAGAGATTCCACTCATTTTGGGATGTACAGATAAGCTGTTATCCAGCCAGGCTTTATAAAATTTGATAACTAATTTTATCTCAGTGCTTGTCCCACCCCATGCCAAACTACTTAGCTAGTGTTCAGAGTTTAGCACCATATCAGCTTATCacaatgaacaggtggtgttcaGATCTCAGCTGTTTGAGGTGTATGGCAACAATCCAAGCATGGAAGTGTTACAGCAAGAATAAAGCTTGTAACAAAAAACTGAAGCAAGTGTTTCCTTGCAGCACTGGGCACAAGACCAATGACATTTTGGGGGTCGTCTCCCCCGCCCCCGAGTAGCTGTCACAGTACATCCACACAGAGCCACAGCGGTCATACACAGCACTAGTGAGgaacctgatcctgcactgaGAAGCCACCAAGTTACTGGTGCCCACTAGCAGATGGCAGGCAAAGAGCAGGGCTGTAGCTAAGCACTTCATTGTAAGAGGATACACCCACATCTCCTCAGACACACCCACACTACATTCTCTAGGCTCTCCAGGAAAAGTAGGCAGACAGTTGTGTAAAGGGCTTGACACATCTGCTTTGCCCAGAGGACTATACCTAGTGCTTTACTTAGCTACCCATCCTTTTAAAAGCAGCCTTCACGTGCACTAGTGACAATCTGGAGCTCCATGCTGTGCCTTGTGCAAGGATCAAGCTTAAGTACAAAAGTGTGATTAGCTCTTCAGAGTTCTGAAGTGAAATCCAGACACACAACTGTTCTTCTGACAACATAACAGGCACCAGGGCGTGGGGACTTTCAGGATTCTGTTTAGCTTTGGCATGAGGGGTGACTGAGTGTGTAGAAGAAGGGCTCTGGTGGGAGACAAGGATATGTTGACTGACTTGTCGGGTTACTGGAACCAGCACATACTGCATTGTGGTAGAGCTAGATGCACAAGAGACTTGGGTGCCTAGATGCTTCTTTAGGCACAACTGACATTCACAAAACCACCACTCAGATGCCACCAAatcctctaggccagtggtttccaaactggggttcgtgagtccctgggggttcacaaaatgttacgGGGGttcttgaggggaaaaaaatccctaattgCGGGCAGAACTGTCCCTAGAGACCCTGGGcaacatggggccagcagcctggagcccctggacttccaagagctaagcagatcaaagcaagcatgtctatcacactgaggagatttaaacttcaagactccttataagaaatggaaagggaggtggatattttttgctgtttttaaaattaaataggcagctagtattgttttaaaaattattatgaagaacaagttgtttgcctggactgctcaagacctgaatgcttgtgtaggaggagctctttgagttggcttcttaaatacctttgtggtgtttcacatctgatactccttgatgaaacataggagccttgtcttataacaggcttattcaaagtgatacaagctacgaaagatcttggaagagtgttgctgttttcataatgttataaaaatactgtaatgataattaATAAATAGTAAATAGTGTGTATTAAGcatgcttttataatttatactcaggtaaaggagaaaatccctggaaatattcgtttttaggagggggttcgcgagacttgacattttagtgaaaggggtccacaggttgttaaagtttgggtgCCACTattctaggcacctaaatcaccACTACGCGCATAGGTTTCCACTGGTGGGCAAGCTGGTCGGAGTCCTGGCTCAGGGAAGCTTTATCAGATTCCTCCGCATCTCTCGCCTGCTGGGCGTCTGGTATGTATGCTCTCAGCAGACCTAACCTGCATACAACAGCCCAGGGAAAAGCTGGGAATTCTGGGGGCTGTCTATCTATATCCGAATACCCAACAGCTCCATGGCTAGGGCCCTGACCTGGCTAGTGTGATGGCTATTCAGCCTGATCTGGATCAGAGATTTGGGCCCAGGGCCCCCACATCCCAGGAGAGTGCATGACTAGTCTGTGGCAGGTCTCTCTCTTCTGTTGGTGCTGGTCCACTGTGTAAAAAAAACCTGAACTATTCACtggagcagggacctgaaccTGACTCCCCACCCATTTGGGTACTGAGATACTCGCTAACTCTCTCTCTGGCCTAATGaatattaattatttatacagagaatcacccccctctcccccgcaatAGGGCACTCAATTGGAACATGGGAGACCTGCTCCCAGGGATCTGAAAACAGGAGCCTTACATCCCAcgagtgccctgaccactgggctattggctagaGTGGGGTAGTGGCCTGTCTCTCTCCATATCACACGAAAGGGCTGATGTCACTTAGGCCCTGACTCCAGGAGACGTATCACAGTGGAGAattccaagcagagagagatgtCTATCAGGTGCCTAAGATCTGGGCCCATGGGGATTAGGCACCTGCATACCActgtggatctgggccctaaGCCCCGGCCCTTTCTTTTGCATTTCACACTTCTGCTTAGGTGCTTCCCCACTCAGCTTGCTGAGTTCTGAGAATCCCTTTCTTAGGCgcctcactcagggctgtgaattctAATAGATGGTAGGACCCTGAGCAGTTAGGTTTCTTTGTGAATGCAGCCTGTTGCATGCAGGGGCTCCAATCAAGGCTCACCGTGCTACGTGCAGTAGAAATATCTAAAACACTGTCTCTGACCCAAAGATCATACACTCTAATACTGCTGTCCACAGGTTTAGTTATGGGGAGGGCCTAGACTGAGAAGTTAGATAAGGGCATTTATATAAAAACTGAAATATGCCAGTAATATGTTATAAGAGCTGTAAACTCACTCGCTTCCCCCAGACAATCCAGAGAAGCACCCAACAGATGCACACCAAAGGGTAATCCTACAGACCGAGGACTTCATCAGACTTTGACACACGGACAGACTTTTATATGGTTTACTTACGCCTCTGATAACTTTTCCTACACCAACTTTGAAGCTTAAAGGTTTGgctccttttttcttctttgaacCTGAAAGACATTTGTATATACATTTATTCGGCCAGAGTTAAATCATTAACTAGCTCACACTAATATTTCTGATTAGAACTACCACTACGGTTATGCACCACAAATATCTACTGCCCCACGATATACATTATAGATGAGCTTTAAATGGATTTCCCCATGTTTCATATAATGTAATCATTCAAAATAGCAGCTAAATAGAAAACAATGGGGGCAAATTCAGTTTTGATGCAAGTGCCCATAGTTTCTTTAAAGCAGTGAAGTTGCACCAACACCAGAGCGGATATTGATGTAGCAAACagagaagatctctttctatggAATGTCTGGAGTAGAAAAGCAGATTGTAAAACAGTGAGCTGAACCTTGCATAGTATTGCAATTACAACCTATTACTTTTAACAGTGCTATAAAACTGCTGCAAAATGTACATTTCTAGCACTTGTCTCCCCCGTAAGCCATGGGTTTTACACACTTCTCCCCAAAGCACCTCTGCATTAAACTGATAAATATTATACAAGCTGTGTGCATGGGGAACTAAATAAGCTACCACCACTCAGTTTCTATAGCTAAACAGAGTTTTCAGAATTAAAAGCCTTTATTTCTGCCCTTCTGCAGAGCCACAGGCCTGATTAAATCAGTATCTCTCACATTATCCATGGCCTGGAAATACCATACTTAGCCTATGGCAAGATGCAGGGATCATGTTATAAAAGTGAGTCCTCAGAGAATATCCTGTTTTCTCTCTTGGAAAGATTCATCCCAAGAACTGACAGCAAGACAACCCTGATCTCAACAGGACACGGGGGCAGGAGCAGTTTCTGAGGACCCAGGCCATTTAAGCCTTTAAGAAGCATAAACACTGTCCAAAAAGACAACATGGTGACTAGCGTTCCAGCTAATTTCTTCCACTCCTATGCAGTGTAAGCTATCTGAACTCTTTAAACCTGCAAGACCTTGTTATCCGTGTGACCTTACTTGTTTGAATATTGGTATCGAAGACAGTCCCATCCTGTAACTTTCCCGTATACCAGCAATGAACAACATCTCCTTTTTTGGGGAAGTTAGTTTTATCCCCTTTTTTCAGAATTGACTTTGTATATTTTGGTGGACCCTGAATTAAGATAGAAATAGAGAATTATCACAATCTTAATGACTCATCCCAAATTACCAACAAAGCACAAGATGGACCAGCTGAAGTTAATTGAGTTTAAGCCACTGAATGAACCACTTTCAGATACTAAGGTGAACAGCACCCATATATGCTTTTAAATTAATATAGTCTGTACCGTACTTTAGCATCCTTTGGGAAGGAAAGGGTTATATAAATGTAGTCTATGCCAAACCAAGATTGGTCCTGATGTCAAAGTTATTTAAAACTTTGGAGAGAAAACTGCATGAGAATGACTACTGGCTCAAAATATGCTGGGTAAGTGAGAAGTTGAATCAAGGTCCAATTTTTTAAGAGGGTCTTCCACAAAACTACAAATTCAGACTTACGAAGAACAACTTGTAAATAAACACTTCACTGCAGTCACTTCTGGTGAGAAAGCAAGCCAAGAGCACTCAATTTCTTTTTACCAGTTTGTATGttaagtttcagaggggtagccatgttagtctggttctgtagaagcagcaaagaatcctgtggcaccttatagactaacagacgttttgcagcatgagctttcgtgggtgaatacccacttcttgcttttgtgggtgaatacccacttcttcggatgcaagtgggtattcacccacgaaagctcatgctgcaaaacgtctgttagtctataaggtgccacaggattctttgctgcttctatgttAAGTTGATCAGCTCTCTTAACATCACTGAAAGTTTCTTCATTGGGGCTTTGGCCCTCAAATGTACCCCAACCAGTTAGTGACTATTCCAACAAGAGAGAAAATGCTAAGGGGATACATTGTACCCATAAAAGAAACATTCTGCAGTAATATTAACACTTTCTGCTTGGATACTGCCATCCAACCAAAGATCTCACTAGTGAATGTTTGTCCGCCATATCACTTCACTTCAAGAACCGTTCTGTTCAGCTTAAACAATTTCAGAATCAATGTCTGGATCCATTCCAGGCTGCGCACACTATTAGCAATTCCCCTCAACCCAGCCCACTCAAACTCTCTACCTTTTATCATTCACCGTTTGAAAGCGTTTGTTCTACTACATAggccagtggttcttaacctttactgcagcctgcacccctttggttctcaaaatatgttctcgcaccccttaaacctagatatatttttgtttgtatattacagtaatcattaaaaaaatgtataatgttaataaatacataggtttgatgaaacaaagtagttgtacttatgtgcctgtgcttaatttgtgttttcgatgatttaccttctaaaaaaatctggcatgtctcgcacccccagcaggtgtgtgcaccccaggttaagaatcaCTGACATAGGCAATCGTCCTAATCTAAGAAAGTAGTTTTCTATACAAACCTCATCAACAGTCTCTTCAGGCTTAGTTTCTTTTGCCTTGTCTTCATCAATCTTGATATTCTTTACCTGTTCCGTCACTTTATCTGCACTCTCCGTGCCTTTAAAGCGCTGTAAGAAAGCATTTATCATTACCTGCTACATAACAGGATAGGAAATCCTTCAGAAGGCTGTCAAAAATCTACTTTACAGCTTTTATATACTTAAGAACCAATTCTGGAGGGGAAACAACCATGGATTCCAGTAGTCAGCAGTATTAAGGCTCTACAATGTAATTGAAATACAAGAGAGACAAggggagtgaggtaatatcttttattggaccaacttctgttggtgaaaaagaagctttcaagctacacagagttcttctgatctgggaaaggtacttagaagtgtcacagctaaatacaaggtggaacagattgtttagcataagtagctaaCAGACTCTaaaagaccattcaaggtgaagtggccagatAACACTGCTCCAGTCATAAGACAAAGAAGggggattagtgggttacagaaTGTTGTCATAAGCCTggaatccagtgtctttattaggaccatgatttttttaatgtctagcaaaattatgaattcaagctcccaggctcgtcttttgaaggtgttgtacaggtttcctttgagaatgagaaCTGCGGTCAGAAATGGGGTGATCATTTCATGAAAAGTGCCCACAGGtgatcttttatcatttttctgtgagagttcattcaagAGAATAGCgactgtctggtttcacccacatagttgttattggagcatttagtgcactggatgaagtacGCCGcctgttgtgataggcatgtgtaggacccagggatcttgaggtgtgtgttgtgggggggtaCTAAAGGGccgcttcaccttgaatggtctcttagatTAGAATatgtaactacttatgctaaacaatccgtTCTACATTGTATTTAGTTGCAatgctctgagtacctttcccaaacctgaagaagagcctgtgtagcttgaaagctggcCTCTTTCATcaccagaaattggtccaataaaatataccACCTCACCCACCCTATCTCCCTAATAACCTGGGATCAATGTGGCTAAAACACTGCAAACTGAAAGTTACTTAAATATGTATAATGATGCAGGATATTTATAAAGGATAAAAGATGTCACACTGTTTCTGACAACTGACGATGCACAGGATGTATTTGCATGACTGGTTATCTTAATTTGCTTTGAGGGCATgcacattcaaaatattttcctctagattaaaaaaaatatatatattcaaatGCTCTGGATTTTCAAGGGTCAAAAATATGCTCCAGCTACAGAACAATTCAGCCAAGAAGGCAAATGGTTCTGAAAACACGGAAATGAGGCTAGAGAGAAAACCATCTGTGTTCTCAGTCACAAGCAAGCACTATAACAAGAGGCTCTTTGTCCCACACAGGCCCAGGAGAGGCAGGTACCCACCTGAGTTTCAAAGAGCTGGTTATAGGCCGTAACTAACTGGTCTTTGGTCGCAGTCTTGGCCACATTTTTTATTTGCCCCAGTAACTTGTGTTCTGCAAGAAACTAGAGACAAGAGAGGGAAATTTAGCTGAGTTGTCAGGGCGTTCTGTGTCAAGCATCGTGCCTGCAGTCTGCCCCAAAAGTGCCAAGGTGCTGGCATCGCTGGGGGCGGCAGGTTGCACTCAGGGAGTTGGGGGCTCTCAGAGCATAGACTTGTCACATCCTTGGGGTgccaggggggtgcccagccagGGTGGAATCGGAGGTGAAAGTGTCATGTGGTGGAGTCGAGAGACGGGGcagcccggggtgtgtgtgtgtcatggaaTCTAGCCAAGGTAGAGATGGGGGTGGTCACGGGGTCCTGCTGGCGTGGAGTCAGGGGGCCGGGCAAGAGGAGGGAGTCGGGGTGGGCATGGGATCCAGCCGGGGTGAGTTAGCGGGTGCGGCTGGAGAGAATCATGGGGTCTGGCTGGGGTGAGGCGCGGGGGCGGATGGTGAGGTACGGCCAGGGAGGCAGGTCCAGACAGTGGGGTCCAGCCGGGGAGAGGtgtggtgggggagctggggcggACGGTGGGGTCCGGCcggggagaggcgggggggggctggggcggaCGGGGGGGTCCGGCCGGGGTGAGGCGGGAGCGGACGGTGGGGTCCGGCcggggagaggcgggggggggctggagcgGACGGTGGGGTCCGGCCggggtgaggcgggggggggtcagGTCCAGGTGGCCGCAGGGTCCGGCCGAGCTTTACGCAGCTGCCCTCAGGAGCGCGCGGGAGCAGCCGGCCgcgagccccggcccctccccccgtaCCGCCTGCGCCGcgagccccggcccggcccggcccctccccccgtaCCGCCAGCGCcgcgtgccccctccccccgtaccGCCAGCGCCGCGTGCTCCTGCAGGAACTTGATCAGGTCCTTCTTGGGCAGCGCCTCGCTGCGCAGCTCCTCGGCGCTCCACTGCCGCGGCGGGGCCGCCGCCATCTTGCCGCCCGCGCCCCCCGACTCCGCCGCAGGGGCTCCCGCGCAGCGCGTGGCCGGGTGCGTGAGGGGCGGGCGGGGGCGCGGCTGCGCTTTGCGGACACTGCCGGGGGTTGGTGGGCGGGGCCGAAGGGGTGAGGGAGGTGCTGGGGTTGGTGGGCGGGGCCGAAGGGGtaagggaggtgctgggggtggtgggcGGGGCCGAAGGGGTAAGGGAGGGGCCTGGGGTTGGTGGGCGGGGCCGAAGGGGTAAGGGAGGGGCCTGGGGTTGGTGGGCGGGGCCGAAGGGGTAAGGGAGGGGCCTGGGGTTGTTGGGCGGGGCCGAAGGGGTAAGGGAGGTGCTGGGGTTGGTGGGCGGGGCCGAAGGGGTAAGGGAGGTGCTGGGGTTGGTGGGCAGGGCCGAAGGGGTGAGGGAGGTGCTGGGGTTGGTGGGCGGGGCCGAAGGGGTAAGGGAGGTGCTGGGGTTGGTGGGCGGGGCCGAAGGGGTAAGGGAGGGGCCTGGGGTTGGTGGGAGgggcttagggttagggttagggttagggttagggttacccTATCTGGGTATAATTAAAGCAATACAACCCCCATTGTGTGGGTGAAGTTGTACCAGTAATGACCAAGGACAGTTTGAATATTatgagataaggtgggtgaggtaatatcgttattggaccaacttctgttggtgacagagacaacctttcaagccacacagagctcttgaaGGTTAGCAGTTGGGTCCTCCTGGCTGAAGGGAAGAGCTGCTCTCAAGGCATCCACCTACAGGAATGAAGAAGCTATTAAATATGCAGGTACAATGAAAGAGAAGCAACATCTTGTGGTGACTGGCACTCTGCAATGGAAACTTTATTGTGCTTCACTTTATTACTGTGACGCTGTTCAAAGTGGTAGAAAGATAACAGGGCAAGTAAAGTaagtaaatcatagaatcacgGGCAGGGtggtccttacccatacgcaaagtacgcagccgCGTAGTGCACCAGGA
Proteins encoded in this region:
- the FKBP3 gene encoding peptidyl-prolyl cis-trans isomerase FKBP3 translates to MAAAPPRQWSAEELRSEALPKKDLIKFLQEHAALAFLAEHKLLGQIKNVAKTATKDQLVTAYNQLFETQRFKGTESADKVTEQVKNIKIDEDKAKETKPEETVDEGPPKYTKSILKKGDKTNFPKKGDVVHCWYTGKLQDGTVFDTNIQTSSKKKKGAKPLSFKVGVGKVIRGWDEALLTMTKGEKAHLEIEPEWAYGKKGQPDAKIPPNAKLFFEVELVDID